One genomic region from Mesorhizobium terrae encodes:
- a CDS encoding glutamine synthetase family protein, which translates to MSESEQLKTWIEQNGPIESVQAVVCDLNGIMRGKRIPVEQASKVLGGGIRMPLSIVGVDVWGEDIIGSTQVFATGDGDGICEATGRGPLPVSWTSRPSALIPLWLSLEDGRPFLADPRQALAAVVAQYRELGLRPVVATEMEFYLIDPEPDSAMPPISPYTGKRLDSDAILSIDELDDFGEFFSDVYKECARQNVPADAAIAENGIGQFEINLLHTDDPLKAADDSVFFKRIVKGVARKHGLAATFMAKPYGTRSGNGMHVHFSLLNEKGENVFDDGTAEGSPMLKSAVAGLLRGMAETTLLFAPHYNSYRRLRPDTHAPTSISWGYENRTAAIRIPGGNPKARRIEHRVAGADSNPYLVLTAILGAALVGIRNGWKPTAPQTGRAYSAKKQRKIPAEWGQAVDAFESGAIAAEIFAPVLRQMLVACKRQEIAGFAEQVTDYEFSAYLEIV; encoded by the coding sequence TTGAGCGAATCAGAACAGTTGAAGACATGGATTGAACAAAACGGTCCGATCGAAAGCGTTCAGGCAGTGGTTTGCGACCTGAACGGCATCATGCGCGGCAAGCGCATCCCGGTCGAGCAGGCTTCCAAGGTTCTCGGTGGTGGCATACGCATGCCGCTCTCCATCGTCGGGGTCGACGTGTGGGGCGAGGACATCATCGGCAGCACGCAGGTTTTCGCCACCGGCGACGGCGACGGCATCTGCGAGGCAACGGGACGCGGCCCGCTGCCAGTCAGCTGGACGTCGCGGCCCAGTGCGCTGATCCCACTGTGGCTGTCGCTGGAGGACGGACGCCCCTTTCTCGCCGATCCGCGCCAGGCGCTGGCGGCGGTTGTCGCGCAATATCGCGAATTGGGGCTGCGCCCCGTCGTGGCGACCGAAATGGAATTTTACCTGATCGACCCCGAGCCTGACAGCGCGATGCCGCCGATCTCGCCCTATACGGGCAAGCGGCTCGATTCCGACGCGATCCTGTCGATCGACGAGCTGGACGATTTCGGCGAGTTCTTCTCCGACGTCTACAAGGAGTGCGCGCGCCAGAATGTGCCGGCCGACGCGGCGATCGCCGAAAACGGCATCGGCCAGTTCGAAATCAATCTCCTGCATACCGACGACCCGCTGAAGGCGGCGGACGACAGCGTCTTCTTCAAGCGCATCGTCAAGGGTGTGGCGCGCAAGCACGGGCTGGCGGCGACCTTCATGGCCAAGCCATACGGCACACGGTCTGGCAACGGCATGCATGTGCATTTCAGCCTGCTCAACGAGAAGGGCGAGAATGTCTTCGACGACGGCACCGCCGAAGGCTCGCCGATGCTGAAGAGCGCGGTCGCCGGCCTGCTGCGCGGCATGGCCGAAACAACGCTGCTGTTTGCACCGCACTACAACTCCTATCGCCGCCTGCGGCCCGACACGCATGCGCCCACCTCGATCTCCTGGGGTTATGAGAACCGCACGGCGGCAATCCGTATTCCCGGCGGCAACCCGAAGGCACGGCGCATCGAGCACCGCGTCGCCGGCGCCGACTCCAATCCCTATCTCGTGCTCACCGCGATCCTGGGCGCGGCGCTGGTCGGCATCCGTAACGGCTGGAAGCCGACGGCACCGCAGACAGGCAGGGCCTACTCCGCGAAGAAACAACGCAAGATCCCGGCCGAATGGGGTCAGGCGGTGGACGCCTTCGAGAGCGGTGCGATCGCGGCCGAAATCTTCGCGCCGGTGCTCAGGCAAATGCTGGTCGCCTGCAAGCGCCAGGAGATAGCCGGTTTCGCCGAACAGGTGACCGACTACGAGTTCAGCGCCTATCTGGAGATTGTCTAG
- the nagA gene encoding N-acetylglucosamine-6-phosphate deacetylase has translation MSKTLALTGARIFDGADWHDDAALVVSGGLVEAIVGRDAVPANAETIDLGGGLLAPGFVDLQVNGGGGVMLNDHPDFASIETICQAHVPFGTTALLPTLITDTPEITAAAVTAGAEAARRKLPGFLGLHLEGPHLSLARKGAHDPKLIRPMNDADQAALIAARAKLPVLQTTIAPESVTAAQVEALAKAGIVVSLGHSDTDYATATAYADAGASMATHLFNAMSQIGNREPGLAGAAVDSGKVFAGLIADGIHVHPATIEIALKAKQGPARIFLVTDAMATIGTDMTSFTLNGRTIYRKDGSLRLADGTLAGADLDMISAVRFMHKVVGIELAEALRMASLYAAEAVGQSHRLGRLAKGTAADIVALTDDLGMKGVWIGGNRVFG, from the coding sequence CGGCCTGGTGGAGGCGATCGTCGGCCGCGATGCCGTTCCGGCGAATGCCGAAACTATCGATCTCGGCGGCGGCTTGCTGGCGCCGGGCTTCGTCGACCTTCAGGTGAACGGCGGCGGCGGCGTCATGCTGAACGACCATCCGGACTTCGCTTCCATAGAGACGATCTGCCAGGCCCACGTGCCTTTCGGCACCACCGCGCTTTTACCAACGCTGATCACCGACACGCCCGAGATCACCGCTGCGGCGGTCACTGCCGGCGCGGAAGCAGCCAGACGTAAATTGCCTGGCTTCCTCGGCCTGCATCTGGAAGGGCCGCATCTGTCGCTGGCGCGCAAGGGTGCACACGACCCGAAGCTGATCCGCCCGATGAACGACGCCGACCAGGCGGCGCTGATCGCAGCCCGGGCGAAGCTGCCGGTATTGCAAACGACGATCGCTCCGGAATCGGTCACGGCCGCGCAGGTGGAGGCATTGGCCAAGGCCGGCATCGTCGTCAGCCTTGGCCATTCCGACACCGACTATGCGACAGCGACCGCCTATGCCGACGCCGGCGCTTCCATGGCCACGCATCTGTTCAACGCCATGAGCCAGATCGGCAATCGCGAGCCGGGGCTGGCCGGTGCCGCCGTCGACAGCGGCAAGGTCTTCGCCGGTCTGATCGCCGACGGCATCCATGTGCACCCCGCGACAATCGAGATCGCGCTGAAGGCCAAGCAGGGTCCGGCGCGCATCTTCCTGGTCACCGACGCTATGGCAACGATCGGCACCGACATGACCTCGTTCACGCTGAACGGCCGCACCATCTACCGCAAGGATGGCAGTCTGCGCCTGGCCGACGGCACACTGGCCGGCGCCGACCTCGACATGATCTCGGCAGTGCGCTTCATGCACAAGGTCGTCGGCATCGAGCTGGCGGAAGCGCTGCGCATGGCCTCGCTCTACGCGGCCGAGGCTGTCGGACAGTCGCACCGACTCGGCCGACTCGCCAAGGGCACGGCGGCCGACATCGTCGCACTTACCGACGATCTCGGCATGAAGGGTGTCTGGATCGGCGGCAACAGGGTGTTCGGTTAG
- the gstA gene encoding glutathione transferase GstA produces MKLYYATGTCSLSPHIVALEAGIALDFEKVNLARTPHPTETGADYTAVNPNGYVPALELDNGSVLTEGAAIVQYLADLKPESGLVPAAGTAERYRQQSWLNFIATELHKMYSPWLFHPEYGMQAQDVARKKIAERLVFVETHLAKSGPFLMGEYFSAADAYLFTIVGWSAFAKVDLSAFPHLRAFMDRVGARPAVREAMRAEGMKVAA; encoded by the coding sequence ATGAAACTCTACTACGCCACCGGCACCTGCTCGCTCTCGCCGCACATCGTTGCACTGGAAGCCGGCATTGCCCTCGACTTTGAAAAGGTCAATCTCGCCAGAACTCCCCATCCGACCGAGACCGGAGCAGACTACACCGCCGTCAACCCGAACGGCTATGTGCCCGCGCTCGAACTGGACAACGGCTCGGTGCTGACCGAGGGCGCTGCCATAGTGCAGTATCTCGCCGACCTGAAGCCGGAATCCGGTCTCGTGCCGGCCGCCGGCACGGCGGAGCGCTACCGGCAGCAGTCCTGGCTGAACTTCATCGCCACCGAACTGCACAAGATGTACAGCCCGTGGCTGTTTCATCCCGAATACGGCATGCAGGCGCAGGATGTCGCCCGCAAGAAAATCGCCGAACGGCTGGTCTTCGTCGAAACCCATCTGGCGAAATCCGGGCCGTTCCTGATGGGCGAATATTTCAGTGCCGCCGACGCCTATCTCTTCACTATCGTCGGCTGGTCGGCCTTCGCCAAGGTCGACCTTTCCGCCTTCCCGCATCTGCGCGCCTTCATGGACCGCGTCGGCGCACGGCCTGCAGTGCGCGAGGCGATGCGGGCCGAAGGCATGAAGGTTGCGGCCTGA
- the rpe gene encoding ribulose-phosphate 3-epimerase, producing the protein MTRKTLIAPSVLASDFSKLGDEVEAIVAAGADWIHLDVMDGHFVPNITFGAPVIKAIRSRTKAYFDCHLMIAPADPYLAAFAEAGCDGITVHAEAGPHLDRSLQTIRNLGKKAGVSLNPGTPESVIEYVLDRLDLVLLMTVNPGFGGQAFIPAVVEKVRRVKALIGDRPIHIEIDGGVSPETAPLVTAAGANVLVAGAAVFKGGTVDAYRANIEAIRTAADKAAG; encoded by the coding sequence ATGACCCGAAAAACCCTCATTGCGCCTTCGGTGCTGGCGTCGGATTTCTCCAAGCTTGGCGACGAGGTCGAGGCGATTGTCGCGGCAGGCGCCGACTGGATCCATCTCGATGTGATGGACGGGCATTTTGTGCCCAACATCACGTTCGGCGCGCCGGTCATCAAGGCGATCCGCAGCCGCACCAAGGCCTATTTCGACTGCCATCTGATGATCGCGCCGGCCGATCCCTATCTGGCGGCCTTTGCCGAAGCCGGCTGCGACGGCATCACCGTGCATGCCGAAGCCGGGCCGCATCTCGACCGCTCCCTGCAGACGATCCGAAATCTCGGCAAGAAGGCCGGCGTTTCGCTAAACCCCGGCACGCCGGAAAGTGTCATCGAATATGTGCTGGACCGGCTCGACCTCGTGTTGCTGATGACGGTCAACCCGGGTTTCGGCGGTCAGGCCTTTATCCCAGCCGTCGTCGAGAAGGTCAGGCGGGTCAAGGCGCTGATCGGCGATCGGCCGATCCATATCGAGATCGACGGCGGTGTCAGCCCGGAAACGGCGCCCCTGGTGACGGCTGCTGGCGCCAATGTGTTGGTCGCGGGCGCCGCCGTGTTCAAAGGCGGTACGGTCGATGCCTACCGCGCCAACATCGAGGCGATCAGGACGGCTGCCGACAAAGCGGCGGGCTAA
- a CDS encoding LysR family transcriptional regulator codes for MDDWNELRLVLAVQREGSLTGAAKALNVDHSTAFRRLNALEKRVGVHLFERLPGGLYQATVTGERMAATAERIEDETLALDRDIAGSDHRLSGRLRVTSSETLAYSRLPSHLAAFRRTNPGIVVELLIDNRVLSLSRREADIALRPVRPKEGDLWGRKLCAAAWTFFATPAYLEALDGSVGDIGDRKDLIGWEEGAAGIQAADWLSRTAPDSAFVYRTNSLVNQSVAAKAGIGLALLPCYLGDSDPGLVRVRPEPLADLEGEFWIVTHADLKRTARVRAFFEQVGEGLARERDLFEGRMPSAGV; via the coding sequence ATGGATGACTGGAACGAATTGCGGCTGGTCCTGGCGGTTCAACGCGAAGGAAGCCTGACGGGTGCCGCGAAAGCCCTGAACGTCGATCATTCGACGGCTTTTCGCCGGCTCAATGCGTTGGAAAAGCGCGTTGGCGTGCATCTGTTCGAGCGTTTGCCGGGCGGCCTCTATCAGGCCACCGTCACCGGCGAACGTATGGCCGCCACCGCCGAGCGCATCGAGGACGAGACGCTGGCGCTCGACCGCGACATTGCCGGTTCCGACCATCGTCTTTCAGGGCGTTTGCGTGTCACTTCTTCGGAGACACTGGCGTACAGCCGATTGCCCAGCCATCTGGCTGCGTTCCGCCGCACGAACCCCGGCATCGTGGTCGAACTCCTCATCGACAATCGCGTGCTCAGCCTGTCACGACGCGAGGCTGACATCGCGCTGCGACCCGTTCGTCCCAAGGAAGGCGACCTGTGGGGGCGCAAGCTCTGTGCTGCAGCCTGGACCTTCTTCGCGACGCCTGCCTATCTGGAGGCACTTGATGGCTCGGTTGGGGATATCGGTGACAGGAAAGATCTGATCGGTTGGGAAGAAGGTGCGGCCGGCATCCAGGCAGCGGACTGGTTAAGCCGCACCGCGCCGGACAGCGCCTTCGTCTACCGAACCAACAGCCTGGTCAACCAATCGGTTGCAGCAAAGGCGGGTATCGGCCTCGCGCTCTTGCCTTGTTACCTTGGCGACAGCGATCCTGGCCTTGTGCGGGTGCGGCCGGAACCCTTGGCCGATCTTGAAGGGGAGTTCTGGATCGTCACCCATGCCGATTTGAAACGGACGGCACGGGTGCGAGCCTTCTTCGAACAGGTCGGCGAGGGGCTGGCCCGCGAGCGCGACCTGTTCGAAGGGCGCATGCCGAGCGCGGGTGTCTAG